AAAGCTTTTATTAATTCTCTGCAAAAAGAATTGTCCAATTGCGCACTTGGCAAACAAATCATCCCGAGAAAATAACGACCTTCAATTCATGATGAGctacgtacagttttggtctccttacttgagaaaggatatactggcactagagggggtataggttgattccagagttgagaaggtTAGCTTATAAGAAAGTGAGTAGGCAgggactatactcactggaatttagaagaatgaagggggatcttatagaaacatacagaattacgaagggaatagataagatagaaacagggaggctgtttccattagcaggtgaaactagaactagggggcataggctcaAAATGATGTGGAGCAGATATAGGGccgagttgagggggaacttcttcatcgaaagggttgtgaatctgtggaattccctgcccagtgaagcagttgaggctacctcattgaatgtttttaagacaaggatagataaattttcaaacagtaaaggaattaagggtgggtaagtggaactgagtccacaaaatgatcagccatgatcttattgtaagaagtctcacatcaccaggttaaagtccaacaggtttatttggaatcatgttcctgggagcagcactctgaaagctcatgattccaataaACCTGCCGGACttcaacctagtgttgtgagacttcttactctgctcaccccagtccaatgtcagcCTCTCCacagcatgatcttattgaatggccgagaggctcgaggggccagatggcctactcctgctccctgtTCTAATGTAGGGTAAATGTTTgtgattgcagggatagggcttgggtgggattgttgtcagtgcaggctcgatgggccaaatagtctccttctgtactgtaagattctatgatttggtagCAAACAAACAAGAAGCGAGAAACCCAGTCAGGACTGCCAATGCAGGAATCCTTCTGAATAACGGGACCGGGCTGTGCTGGGACTGAGGGGCCGAGCGGCTGCAGCCACTGACCGGCCTGTGCTGGGACTGAGGGGCCATGGGGCTGTGGGCAAGTCCCGGGCCCGCGCCCACACTCGGAGCCGCTGAGGGACCGCCACCAATTTTACCTCAGAAAAGCCACAGGCTTCCGTCCAAAAGCCACCCCCGCTGAGCTGGCCCAGTGACTGCGGGTTCTGACCCCGGCCTGTCCTAGTTACCTGTCCACCTGACCCCGGTCAGTCCTAGTTACCTGCCGCCTGACCTCCGGCCTGTCCTAGTTACCTGCCGCCTGACCTCCGGCCAGTCCGAGTTACCTGCCGCCTGACCTCCGGCCAGTCCGAGTTACCTGCCGCCTGACCTCCGGCCAGTCCTAGTTAACTGCCGCTTGACCTCCGGCCAGTCCTAGTTACCTGTCCACCTGCCGCTGTCCGCTTCTATCTCCCTCCTGTCCTCAAACCTCGCGCGAGATCTCCGTGCGAAGCGCCAACCTTCCGCCGTTCTTCTCCTATGAGAGGCGCATGTTAACCAAAAACTACCGTAATCATCCTAATATTTGCTTTCTGTTCCCCTCAATCCGCACAACGAATGTAAACGACGGTAAGTAGCCAATAGGCCCACCTAATATACCGCCTAGCAGTGTTGATATTCCACATGAGCCTTCCATTCCAACCCTCTTCAACCAACTACATCAGCATAACTATTTATTCCTTTAAATTTCATTTGTTCATGCTTGTCACTTCAATTCCTTGtggtaacaagttccacattcttactacGCTCTGGACTAGAATCAGAGAATGCtggcagttcagaaggaggtcattttgtCCATTATGTCTGTGATAACCCTCATAAATTCCATGGGCAATATCTAACTGAtctcagaaaatgctgggaaatctcagatctgacagcatcttatggagagagaatagagccaatgtttcaagtctgacgaagggtcatccagactctaaacattcgttctattccctctctaccgatgctgtcagatccgctgagattttccaacattttctgttttttgtttcagatttcagcatccaatttgcttttatctaattgatctccctgtggggctcattgaataCGAGTTCCCTTGGTGACTGGCAATGTCCTGCCCAAGTGGAACTCATCACATGAATGCTTTATAAGGCAGTCACCTAAAAATTGTCTCCAGAACTATTGTTTTGATTGTATGTGTGTAGTagtgtgaagaagggaaagggttaatgttttttctactcaatgtattttgtacctaaagggttaatggattttgtacctagaatgtatcacaaacataacccttcattatggctaatctccccaggtttatactgcttctgacattaatacaagttatgCATTCTTTAATTTTTATTCTTATTACGATAGACAGTCAATGTGAATGTTATTTGTAACAAGCTTGTGTGCGGTTTGAGGAAAGAAAGcaattacatgatgtggagtgcGATACGGCCATTTGACAGGAAGACTCCCctctgggacagctgcaattgcGCCAGTAACTTCAAAGGGGAAGCcgcggaagagcaggaaaccgAAGATtgcttcgtgacctgagaatgccagatacactctggtttatggtcagaGGCTGTAAAATGTACTTTTGATTCGTGACTGGTCTGGAGTTTGCTTCGTGACCAGAGGCTGTAAATTGTACTTTTGATTCGTGACtagtattagaagccatgctgtataaatatccccacttttctgtgttcagggagaactttggctttccactttcaggggtcaggttctcccacaagcttgtaaTGTGGTTCTATTTGCTGCTGGCCtttgtttcctctgccttccacttttgctttttatttttctATATTTCATATTTAGTTTCTCTTATTTATCCCTggttaggttcccatccccctgccattctagtttaaaccctttCTCACAGCACTAGTGAATACCCATGATATTGGTCTTGATGTGCGCAACCTGTCCAGCTTGTACAAGCCTCATCTTCCCCAGAATTTGTCCCAATCCCTCAGGAATTCGAGTCCTTCCTTCCTACACcatttctccagccattcattcaTCTTGTTTATTTTCCTATTACTGATCTCGCTGGTACGTGGCagtgggagtaatcctgaggctacttttgaggtcctgttttttaatttatttcctaGCTCCCCATATTCTGCTTGCAGGACTTCATCCTCTTTTTATCGATATTATTGGTATATATGTTGCCCCTGAATCTTCTATTTGCAAGAAAATACAAACAGACTGCTTTGCTCTGGATGATGTAGAGGACTTCCACTCCCTTAAGATACATAAAGCTTTACTTTAATGAAAGGTATATTACATACAGATTCTGATTGTGTTTTTAGTATGTTTTCCAACATGAGTATATTGTGATTCAGATTTTGAAAACAAAATGATTTGTTTTTAATAGATTAGATATTTCAAATGTTAAAGTTAAATCATTGTTAGAACTGTGCTTGATTCTTGTACAGCAGAAGACAATATATGGTTAGTATTACACAGCTGGACTACATATATTCAGGTTCCGTAGCTGAAGAAGAAAATGATTTAAGTGAAGATAAATAATAATTTTAATGCAAATAGCATTAAAGATATGTAAATATGCTTCATCTCAACAATCTCAGGAAGTCATAAAGATCTTTACAGCCCATGAAGAAGCTTTGAAGTTGTAATATAGcaaaaaatacatttattttgtGCACAAGGTCCTATGATCAGCAAAGTGATCTGTTTTGGGGTTGGACAAAGAAAACATTGGCCTAGACAAGAGGGCACCTAGACAAGTActgccctggagcagagaagctacgacattgaTGAAgtcgaacatcttgccaaggccatccccacacccccacttcttgccttcaaacaactgcacaacctcaaatagaacattgtccacagcaaactacccagccttcaggagaacagtgaccacgacaccacacaacgctgccacagcaacctctgcaagacgtgctggatcatcaacacggatgtcatcatctcacgtgagaacaccatccaccaggtacacggtacatacacttgcagctcggccaacgttgtctacctgatacgctgcaggaaaagatgtcccgaggcatggtacattggggagaccatgcaaacgctacgacaacgggtgaatgaacaccacttgacaatcaccaggcaagagtgttctcttcctgttggggaacacttcagcagtcacgggcattcggcctctgatcttcgggtaagcgttctccaaggcggccttcacgacacacgacaacacagagtcactgagcagagactgatagccaagttccgcacacatgacgacggcctcaactgggatcttgggtttcacgtcacactatctgtaacccccacaacttgcctgaggttgcaaaatctcactaactgtcctggctggagacaatacacatctctttaacctgtgcttaaccctctctccacttacattgtctgtacctttaagacttgattacctgtaaagattcgcattccaaccattattttgtaaattgagtttgtgtctttatatgccctgtttgtgaacagaactcccacttacctgatgaaagggcagcgctccgaaagctagtggcttgtgctaccaaataggactttaacctggtgttgtgagacttcttactagacaaGAGGGAACAGTCTTAGCTGTTCTTTTTTAAAACAATACCATGGGATCGTATACCTCCTCCTGGGAGGACAGACATCAATTTAAAGTCCCATCCGAAAGGTGGCATATCCAACAGTGAAGTGctctctcagtattgcactgggagTATCAGCCAAAATTTAGTGCTCAGGCTTCTGGAGTGGGACATGAATCCACAATCTTCCCGCTCAAAGAGAAGAATGCTACctactgagccaaggctgacacctGGCATGTCAGTGACTCATACACTTTCAGCACTTAACAACAGGAAGATGCATTTTATACATTTTGCGTACTATTCTGGGAGTGTGTTCCAGTACCTATGCACCCAGGCTTTAAGTGTTGCCAAGCTATTCAACTACTAAAGTCATTACAGCCGAGCTGAATCCTGTCTTGACTTGCTGCAAACAATTTACAGCCGAGATCAGTCAGTGGTGAATACAGCTTATATTTCCTCACCCTATAGTCCAGGGGCACAGCAGCGAATTAACCCACATCTGACTGCAACTCTGACTGACGTATGCAGAGACCTCAAATTGCTTTCAATGCCTTCAAATCTATGTACCACACACAAGGGATGGCAAACAATAAGCTTTGGTGTACGCCACCACTGAGCCAAGGATGCCATTTAAAGGCTACCTGATCATTAGACAATCATCTTATATAGGCTTGAGCTCTTGCTTAGTGAGTAGCAAATATCAAGCAACAAAAAGCACTATAAAGTGTCAGAGTCTACGTCCAATTTCCGAAGAGGAGCAGATGAGTTCTTCCCGCAGTCAGAGCCAATGTTTATCCattaaccaacatcactgaaaaacaCATCTTCAgctcatttacttcatcaataacAATAATTCATTTCACAGCTGTTTGTGAAAACTtgatgtgcacaaattagctgctgtgtttctgaAATCAACAACTACAACTCAAAAATACTTGGCTGTAAAATGTGAAACGCTttaaaatgattcattttgaGTCAGTTGACTGACTACATGCTGGAGGGAGAATCTTTATTCTTGCAAAAGAGAGGGACATATACCCACTGTTCCTGCAATCTCCTCACAATGAATTACAGGGCAGCAGTGATCATAAAGTGCCAGCTGTAGTTCAGTGGGTACTATTCTCACCTCTCTATCATGAAATTACTGGGTGCAAGTCCCATCCTGGAGGCATGAGCACAAAATCTCAGCTCACGCTCCATGCAGCAGAGTCAGCATTGCACTGTTGTCTTTTGGTCAAAACATTAAACCAAGACTTTCTCAAGTAAACCTAAAAGATCCTATTACACCATTTTGAAGAGGAAAGATTCTCCTCCAAGGTTCcacccaatatttatccctcaatcaacatcacaaaagcaggttatcatcacattgctctttgtagGAACTTGTGActacgtttcctacattacaacacatcaaaagtacttcattgctaTAAACCTTTTTGAGAAGTCCAGTAGTCATGAAAATGCATTTTCTCCCATGACTAGGTGGTGGAGGGATGGGGAGAAAAGATAAATGAATAAATAGTCCCAAAAACTGTTTGTTTGCAATAGAAAGTTCCTTGAGCATAAATAGTCAATCCAAAATGTCAGCTTTTCTTGTAGTATTTTGCTAAATAATAGAGCTCCGATGACTCCTTCCTGCTTGCAGCCGGTTTTAACGTTTTCACCTCTCTAAACAATTTGATGAGTTGGCTTTGGACGAGGCGGCTGTTAGTTCCATCCCAGAATTTACAGAGCAAAGTGCCACCGGGACTGAGGACCCTCCTGGCCAGCTCCAGGACACAGAAGCTCAGCTCAGTCATTTGCTGCTGGTCCAGCTGGCGGATCCCACTGGCATTTGGTGCCATGTCGCTCAGGATCACCTGAGCCTCTCCCACCGGCAGGGATTCCTGTATTCTTGCTTGAACTGCAGGCTCCAGGAGGTTGGAATTAGGCAGGAAGAGAGCGCCTTCCAGTGGCAGGATGTGTAAAAGGTCAACTCCCACTACAAACCCGACAGGAGCATCCAGATCTGGAGTCAGgggaaatgaaatgaaaatcatCAACAAACTAGAACAGAGACACAACATGTTTTAAAACAGGCCCCATTTGCCAATTTTTCCCAATCCCttcccctcacaacatttaattaTTTTCCTTCATCTAAACCCACCTTCATTAAGAGGGGACACATTTGTAATGACTTGTTCCTTTAAATTTTACATGTTTTCTTTGAGGGAAAGAATGCAGAGTGTGAGAAATCTGCAGGTTGGCACCTTACCCAATTGACATTCTCAAATGGCACATGGATGCAGGTTCAACTGTGGTTCAGTGGGTAGCACACTCATCTGAGTCAAAATGTTGGGGTTTCGACTTAGATCCAAGAGACTGAAGTACAAAATCTAGACTGCTACTCAAGTGAACACTTCAAAATCACCTACAAACACAAAGAAGTCATCAAAGATTTACTTTTTTGAAAGACACTCGGGAAAAGCTGATGCTTTTGATTGAGAAAGAACGATCAAGGGAATTGCAAATTAACGATTTACAGGGCCATTCATTCATACTTTCACCCTATCTTTCACCACATTGCCAGAGGTGtcatctttcaaatgagataagaaacccaggccccatctgtcttctcagatggatgtaaaagatcttgtggcactattcattgacgagcaggggagttcttccgctaatatttatccctcaaccaacatctttAAAAACTAATTTTCTGGTTATAATCACATTGATTCTTGTGGCACCTTGTTGTGCACAAATCGGTCATTTTACCtacaatacaacagtgactacacttcaaaaggccCTTCATTGGCTCTAAAGGCACTTTGGAACACTATGCTCATGAAATAGTGACATACCACAGGCCCTGCAAATActttttgatttgtcacatgtattagtatacagtgaaaagtattgtttcttgtgcactatacagacaaagcataccgttcatagagaaggaaacgagagcgtgcagaatgtaatgttacagtcatagctagggtgtagaaaaagatcagtttaatgcaatgtcggtccattcaaaagtctgatggctgcagggaagaagctgttcttgagtcagttggtacgtggcctcagtcttttgtacctttttcccaatggaagaaggtggaagagagaatgtcaggatgtgtggggtccctaattatgctggctgctttcctgaggcagcgggaagtgtagacagagtcaatggatgggaggctagtttacgtgatggattgggctacattcacgatcttttgtggtttcttgcagtcttggtatagagcaggagccataccaagctgtgatacaaccagaaagactgcttcctgtggtgcatctgtaaaagttggagagagtcgtagctgacatgccaaacttccttagtcttctgagaaagtagaggcgttggtgggcttttttaacaatagtgttggcatgggggggggggccagaacaggttgttggtgatctggacacctaaaaggttgaagctctcgaccatttctacttcgtccctgttgatgtagacaggggcatgttctcctttacgcttcctgaagttgatgacaatctccttcgttttgttgacattgagggagagattattgttgccgcaccagttcaccagattctctatctcattcctgtactctgtcttgtcattgtttgagatccgacccctatgaaagtgtcgtcagcaaacttgaaaatagagttggatggaaacttggccacacagtcatttcataggaataatgatgttgtagtcaataaagagGAGTCAATAAAGaggagcctgacataggtgtccttgttatctcggtgttccagggttgagtgcagggccagggagatggcgtctgctgtggatttGTTGCAGCGGGacacaaactgtagtggatccagtcagtccgggagactggaatcgatttgtgccatgactaacctttcgaagcacttcataatgatggatgtcagagccaccggccaatggtcattaaggcacgctgcttggtttttctttggtactgggatgatggtcatctccttgaagcagatagggacctcagattgttataaagagaggtagaagatgtctgcaaatattcCCGCCAGCtcatccgcacaggatctgagtgtgcGTTcgtgtaccccatccgggccagtcactttctgtgggttgatcttcgagaaagctgctctgacatctgcaacagTGACCTCAGGTACAGATTCAttcgaggcttccagggtggatggcatgctctcgctgatctcttgcttaaaacaggcgtagaatgcattgagctgatcagggaggggtgcgttggagccggcgattttacatgccttcaccttgttacctgttatgtcttgcagaccttgccatagtcggcgggggtctgtgtggctagtctGGGCCTCTAGCTTGATCCGGTaccgtcttttggcatctttgataccAATGCTCTCCTGAGCACCCTTGTAAATATTAACATAGTCCAGAGGACCTGTGCGGATCTCAGGAAACTGACAACTCCTccaaatactaacacactcctgcagatctctgtaaatactgacacactcccgaggACCTCTATAAGCAATGACACACTTCTGGGACcctctgaaaatactgacacattcctggAAACCCCTTGAAAATATTAACACATCCATGGAAACCCTGAAGATAGTTACTCACTCCTGGGGATCGCCTACAAATAATAACACACCCCTCGCTCTAAAATCCAAATGACAGTGCTAGCTATTCATTGCCAAAAAGTTTTATTAAACAGCAGCAGAAATAATATGTTAGTAAATCAACAAatagatatttttaaaataaagtgcATTTAAGACATTTGCAGAAAAAAGTAcacatagtcccagatgatccaTCATCTCGCAGACCCCCAAGGGTTTGCTTCTGTCACAAATTTAACTTGAGTTGTACGCCACTCACCGTAACCAGTGGCATTAACCCTGTCAACCGCAACCTGACTCCAGGCACCGGGTGCTGCACCGCAGTCAATCACACTGATCCCAGGCCTCAGGATGTTGTGCTTATCATCAATCTCCAGCAACTTAAATGCGCTCCTACAACGATAGTTCTGTTGTCGGGCTGATTTCACGTATGGGTCCCTCAGTTGCCTTGATAACCACCTCTGTTCAGCTGGTGTCTTTTTCAGCTGTTCCACTGTTGTGTGAAACAGACAATGCCGGACCCGAGAGATCATATCGCCCTAATAATGGGAAGAATAAAAATATTTTACAATTTTTAAGCATCATTCATTTTTCATCCACTTCTCTCCATAATTTCATAATTtctccccctgcctccctccccccagtcagATTCCACTCAGCAATAGGTCAAGTGAGACAAAGAGTAGATGATGCATTTATCATAGTAACTTTAACATAGCACCAATAAGGACAGAGGTAATTGGGGTTCAGAACTCAATGAGAGTTAGGCTGTGGGTTCCAGCTGTTTGGATGAGTTACAGTTTGATGGTTatggaatgtgggagaccagcgagGAGAGAGTGGAGATCAGAGTGCAGGAGTTAGTGAAGCATGGGCAGCAGTAGGAttggaatagaacaaagaacagtacagcacaggaaacaggcccttcggccctccaagcctgtgccgctcatcggtccaactagaccattcgtttgtatccatccattcccagactgctcatgtgactatccaggtaagtcttaaactttgccagcgtgtctgcctccaccaccctacttggcagcgcattccaggcccccaccactgtgtaaaaaacatccctctgatatctgagttatacctcacccctctcacattgagcccgtgacccctcgtgatcgtcaccttcgacgtgggaaaaggcttcccactgttcaccctatctatacccttcataattttgtacacctcaattaggtctcctctcattctccgtctttccagggagaacaagccctgtttacccaatctctcctcatagctaagaccctctataccaggcaacatcctggtaaaaattctctgcactctctctgaagcctccatgtcctcctggtagtgcggcgaccagaactggacgcagaggTGGTCTCACCTTCACTAGTGATTAAATTTACAGGTTGACCAGATAACGACAGTGAGTGATACAGACAACCATTGGCTTTGTGGAAAACATTGTATTTATGTCATCTCCTCTAACACTACAATCTTCCACTCTCGCTACTtttctccaattctggtctcctgTACACTGTCAATTTTACTCATTCCAACACTGGCAGTCAAGCTGACTGGGTCCCAACCTCTACaatttcccccatctctctctttaATACCCTcctgaaacctacctctttggtcaagcttttgatcatctgaacTAACATATTTAAACCCGGCGCAAGCCGAGGAGCAGCATTTCATTTCCGGTTGGGCATGTTGCAGCCCTCGGGACTCAATGTTAAGTTCGGCAGTTTTAGATTTTAACTTTTCTCCTCCATCCTAAATCCCCTTTTTTAATATCCCATAGATGTATTGTCTCAGTGCAAgccaccctcctctcccccaaccaccaccaggccatctgttttctgttctcaaagttgctactttttgttgtAGTTTCTACAGTTCtaacacattctctctcccttcagttctgacaaagagtcaagggactcaaaatgttaactctgtttctctcctaataTCTAGATGctagcagacctgctgagtttttccagcgtccccttcttgtttcagattccagtatccgcagtattttacttacaTCTAATGATGCTCGGTGgtatcaaattctgtttgataatacTCCAGTGAAGCACCTTTGGACGTTCTGTTGCGTTGAACGCCTTAATATATAAATACGAACTGCTGAGATGCTTCGGAGAAAGGATATGGCTGAGAAGCGTTCGGTGGTGAGATAAAGAGCTGGAAATAAATCCAGATCTCA
Above is a genomic segment from Mustelus asterias chromosome 23, sMusAst1.hap1.1, whole genome shotgun sequence containing:
- the mrm2 gene encoding rRNA methyltransferase 2, mitochondrial isoform X4, with translation MCFIEKENLCGRFRRDSFGDMISRVRHCLFHTTVEQLKKTPAEQRWLSRQLRDPYVKSARQQNYRCRSAFKLLEIDDKHNILRPGISVIDCGAAPGAWSQVAVDRVNATGYDLDAPVGFVVGVDLLHILPLEGALFLPNSNLLEPAVQARIQESLPVGEAQVILSDMAPNASGIRQLDQQQMTELSFCVLELARRVLSPGGTLLCKFWDGTNSRLVQSQLIKLFREVKTLKPAASRKESSELYYLAKYYKKS